The genomic stretch GCGAATTCCGTTGATCAGATAGCGCTCGTAGCTCTTGGGAAGCGCTTCCAGCCGCGTGCCGAACACGACGAACCGCGGCGGCCGGATGCTCGCCTGCGTGATGTAGCGCAGCTTGATCCGCCGACCCTTGGGCGCAGGCGGCGGGTTGGCTTCGAGCGCATCGTCGAACCAGCGGTTGAGCGCGGCAGTCGGGACACGGCGGCTCCATGCCTCGCGAAGTTCGAACGCCGCGCCGAGCATCTGGTCGAGCCCCTTGCCGGTCTTCGCGCTGACCGCGAACAAGGGCACGCCGCGCACCTGCGCCAACCCTTCGTTCAGCGCCTCGCGAATGCCGTTGAACAGGCTGCTGGCGTTATCCGCCACATCCCATTTGTTGATCGCAATCATCAGCGCGCGGCCTTCCTCGAGCACGAGGTTGGCGATCTTGAGGTCCTGCGCTTCCAGCCCGCGCGTCGCATCGAGCAACAGTACGACGACTTCGGCGAAATCCACCGCGCGGCGGGCATCGGCAACCGACAGCTTCTCCAGCTTGTCCGTGACCTGCGCCTTCTTGCGCATGCCGGCGGTGTCGATCAGCTTGATCTCGCGCGGCTCGCCGGTCTTCGGATCGGTCCATTCCCAGTCGATCGCGATGGAATCGCGCGTAATCCCGGCTTCCGGACCGGTCAGCAGGCGGTCTTCGCCCAGCAGCCGGTTAATCAGCGTGGATTTGCCCGCATTGGGGCGACCGACGATGGCGAGTTGGAGTGGTCCGGCGAGGAGCGCCTCCTCGTCTTCCTCGTCGATCTCGGCTTCGATCTCCGCCGCCTCGGCCTTGGCGCCGATGATCGGCCAGAGGTGATCGAACAGGTCGGCGATGCCTTCGCCATGCTCTGCACTAACGGCGGCCGGTTCGCCGAAGCCGAGCGAGAAGCTTTCGTAGATGCCCGCGTCGCCCTGCTTACCTTCCGCCTTGTTGGCCACCAGCACCACCGGCACTTTCTGGCTGCGCAGCCAGCGGGCGATCTCCTCGTCGAGCGGGGTCAGACCGACACGCGAATCGAATACAAAAAGTGCCGCGTCTGCGCCTTCCAGGCTGACTTCGGTCTGCTTGCGCATCCGGCCGGGCAGGCTGTCGGGATCCTCGTCTTCCCAGCCGGCGGTATCGACGATCTGGAACTCCAGCCCGGCGATCTCCGCCTCCCCGAAGCGGCGGTCACGCGTGACGCCGGGCTGGTCGTCGACCAGCGCCAGCCTCTTGCCGACAAGCCGGTTGAACAGCGTCGACTTGCCGACATTCGGGCGGCCGATGATGATCACCGTAGGCTTGGATGGGGATGCGCGCATGATGGCGCGGCAAGTGGCCCTTTAGCTGCCGCATTGCAAGCGGATGTGCGTGAGAGGGTTAAATGCCGTTAACCATGTCGGGCAGGCGTGCCGTAAGGTTAACGGGTTAGGCACCATGGCCATGAAACGCGCTATTATCGCCATGGCCGCGCTCGGCCTTTCCGCTCCGACTCTCGCCGACGACAGCCGGGATTTCCGAGTGGATAGCGACTTCTCGTCCTCGGCGAGCGAGCTTGCGCCCTACCTTCAATGCGTGCCCTATGCCCGCAAGGTCAGCGGCATCGAGATTTACGGCGATGCCCATACGTGGTGGGATCAGGCACAAGGTCGCTATGCTACCGGATCGATCCCGCGCGAAGGCGCCGTCATGGCGTTCAAGCCGCATCGCAGCATGCGCCTGGGCCATGTTGCTGCTGTCAGCAAGGTGGTGGATTCGCGCCGCGTGCTGCTCGACCATGCAAACTGGTCGCCGAT from Qipengyuania profundimaris encodes the following:
- a CDS encoding CHAP domain-containing protein, encoding MKRAIIAMAALGLSAPTLADDSRDFRVDSDFSSSASELAPYLQCVPYARKVSGIEIYGDAHTWWDQAQGRYATGSIPREGAVMAFKPHRSMRLGHVAAVSKVVDSRRVLLDHANWSPIDGRRGQVEKDVLAVDVSPANDWSEVQVWYAPLGAVGKTAWPVEGFIYSDGVAQPRVQIAQSEKPARKKTSKRFLSAFADFR
- the der gene encoding ribosome biogenesis GTPase Der gives rise to the protein MRASPSKPTVIIIGRPNVGKSTLFNRLVGKRLALVDDQPGVTRDRRFGEAEIAGLEFQIVDTAGWEDEDPDSLPGRMRKQTEVSLEGADAALFVFDSRVGLTPLDEEIARWLRSQKVPVVLVANKAEGKQGDAGIYESFSLGFGEPAAVSAEHGEGIADLFDHLWPIIGAKAEAAEIEAEIDEEDEEALLAGPLQLAIVGRPNAGKSTLINRLLGEDRLLTGPEAGITRDSIAIDWEWTDPKTGEPREIKLIDTAGMRKKAQVTDKLEKLSVADARRAVDFAEVVVLLLDATRGLEAQDLKIANLVLEEGRALMIAINKWDVADNASSLFNGIREALNEGLAQVRGVPLFAVSAKTGKGLDQMLGAAFELREAWSRRVPTAALNRWFDDALEANPPPAPKGRRIKLRYITQASIRPPRFVVFGTRLEALPKSYERYLINGIRDKLGFEAVPVRVVLKSPKNPYNANKGGGGNYSGER